The following proteins come from a genomic window of Methanocella conradii HZ254:
- a CDS encoding ABC transporter permease encodes MSNTLVIARKEFEDLFSNKLVIIIIVVYIAMILMKLYSYYRNILSYGFYPGDSVLSLLSVWVDVVVLYGSAVATVIGVASIANERSSHALNTLLVKPLYRDTIINGKLIGVMAFMSCVLGLVAALYVSSIFILLGSQVSSFIGAFLAWVPPFFVLSLIAASISLLLSMLISILVKEQYYALFLSVLSWIMLNLYVCSVCFAQNIAVLFGASRNAMEAFLGELSPVGSLNCIILYVSDTDNALRVLSAYSGVIIRLALLAVVLLVLNYVTFLRRDVQ; translated from the coding sequence TTGAGTAACACGCTGGTAATAGCACGCAAGGAATTTGAGGACTTGTTTAGCAATAAGCTTGTCATCATTATTATAGTAGTTTATATCGCTATGATTTTGATGAAATTGTACAGCTATTATCGGAATATCCTTAGCTATGGTTTCTATCCTGGCGATTCAGTACTGTCCCTGCTGTCAGTTTGGGTGGACGTGGTCGTCCTATATGGGAGCGCTGTTGCCACTGTGATAGGCGTCGCCTCGATTGCTAACGAGAGGAGCAGCCACGCGCTGAACACTCTTCTCGTTAAGCCATTATACCGGGATACCATTATAAATGGCAAGCTAATCGGTGTAATGGCATTCATGTCATGCGTACTCGGGCTTGTAGCTGCCCTGTACGTTTCATCCATCTTCATACTGCTTGGCAGCCAGGTGAGCTCGTTTATTGGAGCATTCCTCGCATGGGTTCCACCCTTCTTCGTCTTATCCCTTATCGCCGCCTCGATATCCCTCTTGCTATCAATGCTAATCTCAATTCTCGTAAAAGAACAGTACTATGCCTTATTTTTAAGCGTATTATCATGGATAATGCTAAACTTGTACGTTTGTTCTGTTTGTTTTGCGCAGAATATTGCTGTACTCTTCGGAGCGAGTCGAAATGCGATGGAGGCTTTTCTCGGGGAGTTATCGCCTGTGGGAAGCCTAAATTGCATCATACTTTATGTTTCTGACACGGATAACGCCTTAAGGGTCCTTTCGGCTTATAGTGGCGTGATCATAAGGCTCGCTTTATTAGCCGTAGTATTGCTGGTATTAAACTATGTCACGTTTTTGAGGAGGGATGTCCAGTGA
- a CDS encoding ABC transporter permease translates to MRALIIAENEFLRLLRHPVIIIFVIVLCAMSVINAAGQSVHGPVTVSVGNPYVFMDGIGQIYYFTTLVFWSLALCLGVVSVSIDRSNGVLRLLLTKPLYRRDVIAGKFFGASAVLLALIMFHLFLASLLLTIAFRGPENFDIVLKVVSIGVVLFISCTFTLGIAMVLGTVLKDALSASIACISYFFLGLYVEMPVSTEWLRIVLSQSSLVNYWIFDNEVNIFLNNPPSIFSVWLGVAMPYIIFLALEALAVFLAACLLFNREEA, encoded by the coding sequence GTGAGAGCGCTTATCATTGCGGAAAACGAGTTTTTAAGGCTATTGAGGCATCCTGTTATTATAATATTCGTAATAGTTTTATGTGCAATGTCAGTAATAAATGCTGCTGGACAATCCGTGCATGGGCCTGTAACGGTATCTGTTGGAAATCCATATGTCTTTATGGACGGTATCGGCCAAATATATTATTTTACTACGCTTGTGTTCTGGTCGCTGGCCTTGTGTCTTGGAGTGGTCTCCGTGTCGATAGACCGTTCGAATGGCGTCCTGAGGCTATTGCTTACTAAGCCGTTGTACAGGAGAGATGTTATTGCCGGCAAGTTTTTTGGAGCAAGCGCTGTTCTCTTAGCGCTCATCATGTTTCACCTCTTTTTAGCGTCGTTGCTGTTGACAATAGCGTTTAGGGGGCCGGAGAATTTTGACATCGTCCTGAAGGTTGTTTCTATTGGAGTGGTACTATTTATTAGCTGTACGTTTACGCTTGGCATAGCGATGGTGCTGGGCACGGTTTTAAAGGACGCCTTAAGCGCTTCCATTGCCTGCATATCGTACTTCTTCCTGGGATTGTACGTGGAGATGCCTGTGAGCACGGAGTGGCTACGAATCGTATTAAGCCAGAGCAGCCTTGTAAATTATTGGATATTCGATAATGAAGTCAACATTTTTCTCAATAACCCGCCCAGCATTTTCTCCGTGTGGCTTGGCGTTGCCATGCCATACATAATATTCCTTGCATTAGAGGCGTTGGCCGTCTTTTTAGCGGCATGCTTATTATTCAATCGGGAGGAGGCGTGA
- a CDS encoding archaellum operon transcriptional activator EarA family protein translates to MCGLDETSRIIIRRIFRRRWVYRGILFSVYPGKVSVVEIAGSIGASRTSVLGALRGVSTGYREEESLEHFGLVMHEKQVVNGRPVTVYSLTRQGFEEKDSTCEGLYGSMPNTLKTIEC, encoded by the coding sequence GTGTGTGGCTTGGATGAGACTAGCAGGATAATAATACGCCGCATTTTCCGGAGGAGGTGGGTGTACAGGGGTATTCTTTTTAGCGTATATCCGGGGAAGGTGAGCGTTGTGGAGATCGCTGGTAGTATTGGTGCGAGCAGGACGAGCGTCCTCGGAGCGTTAAGGGGCGTCTCGACGGGCTACAGGGAAGAGGAGAGCCTGGAGCACTTCGGACTGGTCATGCACGAAAAACAAGTGGTTAACGGCAGGCCTGTCACCGTCTACAGCCTAACACGCCAGGGATTCGAAGAAAAAGATTCGACGTGCGAGGGGCTTTATGGGAGTATGCCCAACACGTTAAAGACCATAGAATGCTAG
- a CDS encoding RCC1 domain-containing protein produces the protein MSVRQGKLISHVGPGFVGCLFFLLFVCLVAMAGVRCAASQPSVVDVAEGHGLSVALLDNGTVWTWGHSWHGGLGYESVQDQYVPKRVPIYNVTSVDSCFASVAALKDDGTVWTWGWNEYGQLGDGTTMDHNTPGMVGGLGNVRAVAVGISHMLALGNDGTVWAWGKNNCGQLGDGTNVDSMTPVRVSGLPRIVAISAGYNHNLAIDDAGNVWTWGLNDCGQLGDGTNISSPNPKKVKGLANVTAVAGGSSFSLALKDDGTIWAWGSNVQGELGVGTTKDCPLPVKVQGLTNVIRIAAGGETSAAITNDGSLWVWGHNEQGKYISGGEDASSPRRASGLSNVKLVDIGTINIIALENDGSLWVVGDNQFGQLGTGNTYDRNMPARVAIGSNVGFAQNNTQNANTAMPSQGIRYGYLATGLLIILVVIGIIACLWRAMKK, from the coding sequence ATGTCGGTAAGGCAGGGAAAACTAATTTCTCATGTAGGGCCCGGGTTCGTCGGTTGCCTGTTCTTTTTATTATTTGTATGCCTGGTAGCTATGGCCGGGGTACGTTGCGCGGCGTCTCAGCCGTCAGTTGTGGACGTAGCGGAAGGCCATGGCCTTTCCGTGGCTCTTCTGGATAATGGCACGGTGTGGACGTGGGGGCATAGCTGGCATGGTGGCCTCGGCTACGAGTCCGTCCAGGACCAGTATGTTCCTAAACGGGTACCGATTTATAATGTTACGTCCGTCGATTCCTGTTTTGCTTCAGTGGCAGCGTTGAAGGACGATGGCACGGTGTGGACGTGGGGGTGGAACGAGTATGGCCAGCTGGGCGACGGGACTACGATGGACCATAACACGCCCGGGATGGTTGGCGGATTAGGGAATGTCAGGGCAGTCGCCGTAGGCATCAGTCATATGCTGGCGCTTGGAAATGATGGCACTGTCTGGGCGTGGGGGAAGAATAATTGTGGCCAGCTTGGAGATGGTACTAATGTGGATAGCATGACGCCGGTTCGGGTTAGCGGCCTGCCGCGTATTGTGGCGATAAGCGCAGGCTATAACCATAACCTGGCTATAGATGACGCCGGCAATGTCTGGACATGGGGGCTGAATGATTGCGGCCAGCTTGGAGACGGGACGAATATATCGAGTCCCAACCCTAAAAAAGTCAAGGGGCTGGCCAACGTTACAGCAGTAGCGGGTGGAAGCTCGTTTTCTCTTGCGCTTAAGGATGACGGCACTATCTGGGCATGGGGGAGTAATGTCCAGGGCGAGCTTGGAGTCGGTACCACGAAAGATTGCCCTCTACCAGTTAAGGTGCAAGGCTTAACGAACGTCATCAGGATAGCTGCAGGAGGGGAGACTTCTGCGGCCATTACAAATGACGGAAGCCTGTGGGTGTGGGGGCATAATGAGCAGGGCAAATACATCAGCGGCGGAGAAGACGCGTCCAGCCCCAGGCGCGCAAGCGGGCTATCAAACGTTAAGCTGGTAGACATCGGAACGATAAATATCATCGCGCTGGAAAATGATGGAAGCCTATGGGTAGTAGGTGATAACCAGTTCGGACAGCTTGGGACAGGTAATACTTATGATAGGAATATGCCGGCCAGGGTAGCAATAGGCTCTAACGTGGGCTTCGCCCAGAATAATACGCAAAATGCCAATACGGCGATGCCATCGCAAGGCATTAGATATGGTTACCTTGCCACCGGCCTATTGATAATACTCGTGGTCATTGGCATAATCGCTTGCCTATGGAGAGCGATGAAGAAATAA